A stretch of Henckelia pumila isolate YLH828 chromosome 4, ASM3356847v2, whole genome shotgun sequence DNA encodes these proteins:
- the LOC140863748 gene encoding uncharacterized protein, translated as MFTNDQRQKERTGKYGSSRVQFLQELVSQFQNASDEETKEKIVANLANFAYDPYNYTFLRQLNVIELFLDCLTEPNERLVEFGVGGICNACADPTNAAVVIQCGGIPLVIQCLSSPVRNTVSYALGALYYLCNPSTEEEILKPEVVEVIEKFADAGAVNVSFRNLARAFLDKHVTKLD; from the exons ATGTTTACGAATGATCAGAGACAAAAAGAGCGCACTGGAAAATATGGAAGCTCCAGGGTGCAATTCCTTCAG GAGCTGGTTTCTCAGTTTCAGAATGCATCTGATGAAG AAACCAAAGAGAAAATAGTTGCTAATTTGGCAAATTTCGCATATGATCCATACAATTACACCTTTCTACGTCAG CTGAATGTTATTGAACTTTTTCTGGACTGCTTAACTGAGCCCAATGAGAGGCTTGTGGAATTTGGTGTCGGAGGAATCTGCAATGCTTGTGCGG ATCCGACAAATGCTGCAGTTGTCATTCAGTGTGGTGGGATACCTCTTGTCATCCAATGCTTATCAAGCCCCGTTAGAAACACG GTGAGTTATGCTCTTGGGGCACTGTACTATCTCTGTAATCCTTCTACAGAGGAAGAAATTTTAAAGCCAGAGGTGGTAGAGGTCATTGAAAAGTTTGCTGATGCTGGTGCAGTCAATGTGAGCTTTCGTAATCTGGCTCGTGCTTTCTTGGATAAGCATGTAACTAAGCTTGACTGA